The Candidatus Paracaedimonas acanthamoebae DNA segment ACTGAAAATAATAATTACAGCTCCAATCCAGAGGGATTGAGAAGTGGGGATTTCTGCATAAGCGATGAACCCCACCAATGCACTAAACAATAAACGAGCAAAGCCAAAAGGCGTCAAGAAAACGACTTCAGCAAGTTGATACGCTCTTGCGGTGGAATAATGAGCAGCCATTGAAAAAAGCCCCAGAAGACCAAGCCATACAAATTGGTGAAAGGTCGGCCATGTCCATTCAAACAGAGCCGGAATCAAAGCACACGGTGACATAAAAAATAAAAGGGTTAAGGTCATGACTTTGGGGCTTTCGCCATGAGCCCCTAATTTACGACTGGCAATCTTGGAGATTGCAATGGCAATCGCTGAGAAAAGAGGGAGAAGAACATACCATTGGTAAGTTGCTTGAGAACCCCAAAGAGCTCTATCCGGGCGCAAGATAATAAATGCGCCGATAAACCCAACCCCAATTCCGATTAAACGGATGCGACCAAGCCGTTCATTCAAATATAATTTGGCTCCAATGACGGAAAAAATAGGTCCTGTGAAGCCGAGAGCTACAGCTTCAGCAATCGTCATATGGGCTAACGACATATACCAGAGGACTACACCAAAGACAGCCCCGGCAATTCGAATGGTTTGCAATTGAGGATATTTTGTTTTTAAGCTGTTAAGGCCATCTTTAAGCGTCCAGGGTAAAATAATCAGACAGCCAAAAAAATTCTGCCAAAAAGTGATAACAGCAGAGGGAAGCGGTGAGATTTCTTGGCCGGTCCCGCCCGAAATATATCGGACAACACCATTGATGGAAGCGAAAAAAAAGCAAGCAAGCAATTTCCAGATAACCCCTTGCCATTGGGGATTCAAGCCAGACGGGTAAAAAATTCCTCTAGAAATGGGCGTGATTTTTGTATACTTTGCACCGGAAGGACGACGACGAGGCTGTGCCATAGAATCACCGTTCTATTGTTTTAATGATGGTGATGTAGCATAGTCCTATTCGTTTTCCAAGAAAAACCCCAGTAGAAAAAGAAATATAATAATAAAATATGAGGTTGATAATGTCCTTAAAGTTGATAGCTCTTTTCTTTGTTTTCTTAGCCCAAATTTTCACCGTACACGCCAGTGATGACATAACGTGGGAACCTTTAAAAAAAGGCGATAAAATTCATCTGTTTGCTTCTGGATTTGGGGTCGATGAGGATACCTTAGAGCAGGCTCAAAACATTATTAAAAGTTATGGTTACACTCCTGTTATGCCGGAAGATCTCATTATTCCACAACAGTTTGGTTTTGCAAATACAGAGGAATATCGAGGAAACCATCTGAAGAGATTACTTGAAGATTCCGATGTAAAAGTTCTTTGGGCTGTTCGAGGAGGGCGAGGAACTTCGGCAACATTACCTTATTTAGACAGCTTAAAACCTGAGACTGACTTGAAGCATAAAAGAATTATAGGTTTTAGTGATATCACAGCGCTTCATTTGTGGGCCTTTAATCAAAAGATTTCTTCAATTCATGGCGTAAATTTAACGACCAATAGTGAATGTAGAACGACAGTTAATGGAAAAACATCGGCTTCTTCTGTGATGGAGATACTTTCTGGAGAAATTAAGAAACTAGAATATGATTTAACGCCTGTTAACTCGACCGCTCAAACAAAGACTTCTATTGTTTCAAAAATTGTGGGAGGAAATGTCTCTCTTATTCAAAGAAGTATTGGGA contains these protein-coding regions:
- a CDS encoding LD-carboxypeptidase, whose product is MSLKLIALFFVFLAQIFTVHASDDITWEPLKKGDKIHLFASGFGVDEDTLEQAQNIIKSYGYTPVMPEDLIIPQQFGFANTEEYRGNHLKRLLEDSDVKVLWAVRGGRGTSATLPYLDSLKPETDLKHKRIIGFSDITALHLWAFNQKISSIHGVNLTTNSECRTTVNGKTSASSVMEILSGEIKKLEYDLTPVNSTAQTKTSIVSKIVGGNVSLIQRSIGTSTSLHPENCILFLEEVGEDPSRFLEIITQFERSKLFKGVQAIILGDFSAGQQPEIMRSFLRLFSEWGSRMDKMEIPVFRSSRFGHGEFNDPLPLNMPTTLTTQGNEGNATLEIEII
- a CDS encoding DMT family transporter, with translation MAQPRRRPSGAKYTKITPISRGIFYPSGLNPQWQGVIWKLLACFFFASINGVVRYISGGTGQEISPLPSAVITFWQNFFGCLIILPWTLKDGLNSLKTKYPQLQTIRIAGAVFGVVLWYMSLAHMTIAEAVALGFTGPIFSVIGAKLYLNERLGRIRLIGIGVGFIGAFIILRPDRALWGSQATYQWYVLLPLFSAIAIAISKIASRKLGAHGESPKVMTLTLLFFMSPCALIPALFEWTWPTFHQFVWLGLLGLFSMAAHYSTARAYQLAEVVFLTPFGFARLLFSALVGFIAYAEIPTSQSLWIGAVIIIFSSILLSYEEKKFNPFKKSSS